From the genome of Streptomyces sp. NBC_00659, one region includes:
- a CDS encoding TetR/AcrR family transcriptional regulator: MDTVLGAAVALLDEAGEPALTLRALATRLGTGVGSIYWYVSGKDDLLGRAIDHVLGGVLTAVERQTGSDDPIDDLRVMAVTLFDAIVDRPWLGAHFMRGTDVQGNSLRLFEKLGQQTLRLDLTPLQRFHAVSAIVGVVVGNAADMGQEPPEEVLDGFVDRDEFLGRYTETWRALDAQEFPFVRDIVDEFDGHDDKEQFLAALDLTLAGLRLQAGT, from the coding sequence ATCGACACCGTTCTCGGCGCGGCCGTGGCCCTGCTCGACGAGGCGGGCGAGCCGGCGCTGACCCTCCGCGCCCTCGCGACCCGGCTCGGCACCGGCGTCGGCAGCATCTACTGGTACGTCTCGGGCAAGGACGACCTGCTCGGCCGCGCCATCGACCACGTGCTCGGCGGGGTGCTGACCGCCGTCGAAAGGCAGACCGGCAGCGACGACCCGATCGACGACCTGCGCGTGATGGCCGTCACCCTGTTCGACGCGATCGTGGACCGGCCGTGGCTGGGCGCGCACTTCATGCGCGGCACCGACGTCCAGGGCAACTCGTTGCGGCTTTTCGAGAAACTGGGGCAGCAGACGCTTCGACTCGACCTCACGCCCCTGCAGCGGTTCCACGCCGTGTCGGCGATCGTGGGCGTCGTGGTCGGCAACGCCGCCGACATGGGGCAGGAGCCGCCCGAGGAGGTGCTCGACGGCTTCGTGGACCGCGACGAGTTCCTCGGTCGCTACACCGAGACGTGGCGTGCGCTCGACGCCCAGGAGTTTCCGTTCGTGCGCGACATCGTCGACGAGTTCGACGGGCACGACGACAAGGAGCAGTTCCTCGCCGCGCTGGAC